The Mycobacterium haemophilum DSM 44634 sequence CCATTCCGATGGGGGGCCCGACGGCCCCGTCACCAGCGAGCACGACGCCGACGTCGTGTTGATTGCCACCGGAGCCAGCCCACGGATCCTGCCGTCGGCTGCCCCGGACGGCGAACGCATCCTGACCTGGCGGCAGCTCTACGACTTGGCGGCGTTACCCGAGCACCTCATCGTGGTGGGCTCCGGGGTCACCGGCGCTGAGTTCGTCAACGCCTACACCGAACTGGGTGTGCCGGTGACGGTGGTGGCCAGCCAGGACCACGTGCTGCCGTACGAGGACGCCGACGCAGCGTTGGTCTTGGAAGGGTCGTTCGCCGAACGTGGTGTCCGGCTGTTCAAGAACGCGCGCGCGGAATCGGTGACCCGTACCGAAACCGGTGTCCTGGTGACGATGATCGACGGCCGCACCGTCGAGGGCAGCCACGCCCTGATGACCATCGGGTCGGTCCCCAACACCAGCGGCCTGGGCCTGGAACGGGTCGGCATCGAGTTGGGGCGAGGCAACTACCTGACCGTGGACCGGGTGTCGCGGACCTCGGTGCCCGGCATTTATGCGGCAGGCGACTGCACCGGCCTGCTGCCGCTGGCGTCGGTGGCGGCGATGCAGGGCCGGATCGCGATGTATCACGCGTTGGGTGAGGGGGTCAGCCCGATCCGGTTGCGCACGGTCGCGGCGACGGTTTTCACCAGGCCCGAGATCGCGGCGGTGGGGGTGCCGCAATCGGCGATCGACAACGGTTCGGTATCTGCCCGGACCATCATGCTGCCGTTGCAGACCAATGCGCGGGCGAAGATGTCCGAGGTGCGTCATGGGTTTGTCAAGATGTTTTGCCGCCCGTCCACCGGGGTGGTGATCGGCGGCGTGGTGGTGGCGCCGATCGCTTCCGAATTGATCCTGCCGATCGCCGTGGCGGTGCAAAACCGGATCACCGTCAACGAGTTGGCGCAAACACTGGCCGTGTACCCGTCGTTGTCCGGCTCGATCACCGAGGCCGCGCGCCGGCTGATGGCACACGATGATCTGGACTAAGGCCGATCCTTGACCGACTGACGAACTAGGTTTGATGAGTGGCGACCCTTACCGACGAGTAACGACAGGAGTCCTGGTCGTGACTGACCCGATGCAGGCACCGGAGAACGAGCAGACATGGCCGGCTTCCGCGCTGGGACCGCAGCAACGCGCGGTGGCCTGGGAGCGGCTTGGCACTGAGCAGTTCGACGTGGTGGTCATTGGCGGCGGCGTAGTGGGGTCCGGATGTGCGCTGGATGCCGCCACGCGTGGCCTCAAAGTGGCGCTGGTCGAGGCGCGGGACTTGGCCTCGGGCACATCGAGCCGCTCGTCGAAAATGTTTCACGGCGGGCTGCGTTACCTTGAGCAACTGGAATTCGGGCTGGTGCGTGAGGCGCTCTATGAGCGTGAGCTGTCGTTGACCACGTTGGCACCGCATCTGGTCAAGCCGTTGCCGTTCTTGTTTCCGCTCACCAAGCGTTGGTGGGAGCGCCCGTACATGGCGGCCGGCATCTTCCTGTACGACCGTCTTGGTGGCGCGAAGTCTGTTCCGGCGCAAAAACATTTGACCCGTGCTGGTGCGCTGCGGCTGAGCCCTGGCCTCAAACGCAGCTCCTTGATCGGTGGTATCCGCTACTACGACACCGTCGTCGACGACGCCCGGCACACCCTGACCGTCGCACGCACCGCCGCGCATTACGGCGCGGTGGTGCGATGCTCCACCCAGGTGGTCGCGTTGCTGCGCGAGGGCGACCGGGTGATCGGCGTGCGGGTCCGTGATTCGGAGGACGGCGCGGTTACCGAGGTCCGCGGCCACGTGGTGGTCAACGCGACCGGGGTCTGGACCGACGAAATTCAGGCGTTGTCCAAGCAGCGCGGACGATTCCAGGTGCGCGCATCCAAGGGCGTGCACGTTGTGGTACCGCGGGACCGGATCGTCAGCGACGTCGCGATGATCCTGCGCACCGAGAAGTCAGTGATGTTCATCATCCCGTGGGGTAACCACTGGATCATCGGAACGACCGATACCGACTGGAATCTCGACCTGGCCCATCCCGCGGCCACCAAGGCGGACATCGACTACATCCTGGGCACCGTCAACACCGTGTTGGCCACCCCGCTGACGCACTCCGACATCGACGGGGTGTACGCCGGGCTGCGCCCGCTGCTGGCCGGGGAAAGCGACGACACCTCCAAGCTGTCCCGGGAACACGCGGTCGCGGTGCCGGCGGCGGGCCTGGTCGCCATCGCCGGCGGCAAATACACCACGTACCGGGTGATGGCCGCCGACGCGATTGATGCTGCGGTTGCCTTCGTTCCGGCCCGGGTGGCGCCGTCGATCACCGAAAAAGTAGGCCTGCTGGGCGCCGACGGATACTTTGCGCTGATCAATCAGGCCGAACACGTCGCCGCGTTGCAAGGTCTGCACCCGTACCGGGTGCGTCATCTGCTGGACCGCTACGGCGCGCTCATCGGCGACGTGTTGGCCTTGGCGGCTGACGCACCCGGCCTGCTCAGTCCGATTAAGGAAGCACCGGGCTATTTGTTGGTGGAAGCCCGCTACGCGGTCACCGCCGAGGGTGCCCTGCATCTCGAGGACATCCTGGCCCGCCGGATGCGGATCTCCATCGAATATCCACACCGCGGCGTCGCCTGCGCCCGGGAGGTGGCCGATGTGGTCGCTCCGGTGTTGGGGTGGACGGCCGAGGACATCGATCGCGAGGTAGCGAACTACACCGCGCGGGTGCAGGCCGAGGTGCTGTCGCAGGCCCAGCCCGACGACGTATCGGCCGATGAGTTGCGGGCCAGTGCCCCCGAGGCACGCGCCGAGATCCTCGAGCCGGTGCCGCTCAATTGAGCTTGCCGTGAGGCCGGCGCCGCTGCCGGTACGCGACGGGTTGGGGCCAGCGCGGGTGCGGCTGCACGGCGGACCAGTGCTGGCCGAGCTGACCACCCGGTTTGGCGCGCCGGCCCGCGCGAAGGTGCTGGCCGGAGAAGTCGTCGACGCCGACGGTGGGGTGATCGATGCGGGAACCGTGCTGGCCAGCGGCTCCTATGTTTATCTCTATCGCGACCTGCCTGATGAAGTGCCGGTGCCCTTTGATATCCCGGTGCTACATCAAGACGACGACATCGTGGTGGTCGACAAGCCGCACTTTGTGGCCACCATGCCGCGGGGGCGGCACGTCGCGCAGACGGCGCTGGTGCGGCTGCGCCGAGAACTGGGGTTGCCGGAGCTGAGCCCGGCGCACCGACTCGACCGGCTGACCGCCGGGGTGCTGCTGTTCACCACCCGCCGTGAGGTGCGCGGCCGGTACCAGACGCTGTTTGCCCGCGGTGCGGTGGCCAAGACCTACCTGGCGCGCGCGGCGGTCGATCCGGCCCTGGTGCTGCCACGCCTGGTCATAGGTCGCATCGTCAAACGCCGGGGCAACCTGCAGGCGGTCTGCGAACCCGGTGTGCCTAACGCGGAGACGCTGGTGGAGCTGATGTCACCGGACGGCCTGTATCGGCTGACTCCGCGTACCGGACGCACCCACCAACTGCGGGTGCACATGGCGTCCTTGGGTGTACCGATTATTGGTGATCCGTTGTACCCCAATATCTTTGAAGTCCCTGCTGACGATTTCAGTGCGCCGCTGCAGTTGCTGGCGCAGCGCATCGAGTTCGATGATCCGCTCACCGGGTTGCGTCGTGAGTTTGTCAGCCGCCGAGCACTCACCGACGTCGTCGCCAGCTAGCCGAGCTGCCTTGAGCCCAACGCAGTTTCGGCGGTACGATCGGCCGCACTATGGCGGAGTCGGTGGGCGACCAGACGATCGTTGCCGGCCCCAAGGTGGCGCGATGGCTGGCGTGCGCGGTGCTCGCGGTCTGTCTGGCTGGATGTGTCGGGCGCCAGGTCTCGGCGAGTTCTCGCGATCAGCCTGGGACATTTCAATTCGGCGGCTTGAAACGGACCTACATGCTGCACGTTCCGCCGGGCCCTCCGGTCGGCCTGGTGCTCAACCTGCACGGCGGCGGCGGTACCGGAGCTGGGCAGCAGGGCCTTACCGACTTTGACGCTGTTGCCGACGTCAACAACTTGCTGGTGGCCTATCCCGACGGCTACGACAAGAGCTGGGCCGACGGACGAGGGGCGTCGCCGGCGGACCGTCGGCATGTCGACGACGTCGGGTTCTTGGTTGCGCTGGCAGCCAAACTGCAGGACGACTTCGGCATTGCCTCCGGGCATGTCTTCGCCACTGGCATGTCCAACGGGGGTTTCATGTCCAACAAGCTGGCCTGTGATCGTGCTGATGTGTTCGCCGCGATCGCTCCGGTGGCTGGCACGTTAGGCGTCGGGGTGGCCTGCCATCCGTTGCGACCGGTGTCGGTTATGGACGCGCACGGAACCGACGATCCGCTGGTGCCGTTCAACGGTGGGGATGTGCATGGTCGCGGCGGCCTCAGTCACGCGGTCTCGGTAACCACCATGGTGGATAAGTGGCGCACGGCCGATGGGTGCCAAGGTGATCCGTCGAACCAGGAGTTGCCTGACGTTGGGGACGGAACGTTCGTCCGCCGCTTTGATTACGCCGCCTGTGCGGATTCGGCCGAGGTGGTCTTCTACAAGATCGACAAAGGCGGTCACACTTGGCCGGGCGGCAGGCAATATCTGCCCAAGGTGGTCATCGGGTCCACCACCCGTGCCTTCGACGCGTCGGAAGTTATCGCGCAGTTTTTCCTGACGCACGCTCGCGGCTAGTCCAAGCCAGTACTGATAGGTGGGGCACCAGTAGGTCTGCGCTAGGCATCACTGTGTTTCATCGTTCCTTCCGGTTCGTGATCCGGCATCGCTCAGCGCAGCCGCAACCCGCGTGGCGTGCGGGCGAAACCAGCGTCGGTAAGCGCGTCCACCACCGGCCCGGACTTACCAGGCCGCAGTGTCGGCATTCCATCGACGCGCTCGACCAGGATCGACGCGATGCGCCGGGTGGCGACCAGCTCGGCCAGTGCCACGGCCGCCGCGTGGTTGGCGTCGGGATCGTCGGTGAATGTCAGCAGTGACCGCCCGCCGCGTTCGGCGAACCAGGTCAACTGGCCGTCCACCAACACGACGAGCGCTCCGGCCCTGCGGCCCGGCCGAGCCGCTGGCCCGGAGCTGTCATCGCTGCAGGTGGGCCAGGGCAGTGCCGCGCCGTAGGGGTTGGCCGGGTCGGCGGCGGCCAGCACCACGGCTCGGCATTCCGGCTGTTGCGGGTCGGTGAACGAGCCGGGCCGGTCGAGGTAACTGCGCAGCAGGTCAACGGTCGATGAGACGGCGAACTGGGCGCCTCCCAACGACTCCACGAAATAGCCTCGCTGACACCTGCCGGCTTCCTCGAACGTGCTCAGCACCTTGTAGAGCGTTGCGAACCCGCCCGGTACACCTTCAGCCGCCACCGCGCCTCTGGTCACCACGCCATGCCGGTTCAACAACAGCTCGGCTTGGTAGTGAGCCCGCAGCGTGGAATCCGGCTCGGGAGTCGGCAGCGCCGACCAGCGGCCGGCCACGGTCGGGTCGGTGCTGCGGTGCTGCGGGTGCGCCACACTGTAGCGGCTCAGCCGCGGCGGGCGGCGGACGCGGTGCGCCGGGGCGGAACGCTTGCGGGTGCCAGCGAGTAATGCACGCACCGGTGCGAACGTGTCGCCGGTGACCCAGCCGGCCCAGATCAGTTCCCACAGCGCGGCTTTCAACGCCGCCTCGCTGATCTCGCCCTGGCCGAGCTGTCGGAAGAAGTAGGCGCCGCCGCCGGCCAGTGTGTCCAGGATTGCCCGGTGGGCGTCGGTGAACTCGATTTCGGTGGGCGCGAGCAGCGTCAACGGTGCGGACTCGGCGGCATGCAGCACGATCCAGCCGTCACTACCCGAGATCGCCCCGGCACCCGACCAGGTGACCTCGCCGGTCGCGAGCAGCTCGTCGAGTATCGCCGGCGCATAGTCACGGACCCGCGGGGCCAGCACCAGTGGTTCGATCGCCGAGGCCGGCATCCGCACCCCGGCCAGCTGATCGATGACGGACGCCAGCCCGTCAAGACCGCAGTGGCCCGAAAACACATGCTGCCAGGCCGGCAGGAATCGCGCGTAAGCCGCGGTGCTCACCGGCTCGACCTGGGCGCGCAGCGCCGCCAGCGATCGCCGCCGCAGAATGCGCAACACGTCGGTGTCGCACCACTGTTCGCCTCCGGCGGACCCGCCGGAGGCGACGTCGGGGGTGACAAAGTCACCGCGCACCAGCCGACCGCCTGAAGTTCCCGGCTCGGCCAACCGCCCGAGGACATCGGCCGCCACCCGCAGCCCCAGGCCGAACCTTCCTGCGGCCTGCGCGGTGGTGAACGGGGTGTGGGTGCGCGCGTAGCGGCCCAGCAGCTCGCCCAGCGGGTCGGCTACTTCCTCGGTGAAGATGGCAGGAACGCCGGCCGGAACTGCCGCCCCGACCCCGTCGCGCAGCCGGCCGATGTCTTCGATCGCCACCCACCAGCTGCGGCCGGCGAACGACACCGTCAGCGCGCGCCTAGCGGCGCGCAAGCCCTCCAGCCATCCGCCGACATCAGTCACGCTGGCCCGTGCGGCGACCTCAGCTTCGGTGAGCGGGCCCAGCAGTCGCAGCAGATCCGCGACCGCTTCGGCGTCACGAGCGACCCGATCATCCGACAGGTGCTGCAGCTGGCGCTCGGTCGCGGCGATGACCTCGGGATCGAGTAGTTCGCGTAGTTCTACCCGGCCGAGTAGCTCGGCCAGTAGCGTGCTGTCCAGCGAGAGCGCCGCGGCGCGGCGCTCAGCAAGTGGGGTATCGCCCTCGTAGATGAACGCGCCGGCGTAACCGAACAACAGTGAGGCCGCGAACGGTGAGGGTTTCGCCGTTTCGGTTTCCACCACTCGGACCCGGCGGCCGGCGATGCCGGTCATCAGCTCGACCAGGGCGGGGACGTCGTAAACATCCTGCAGGCATTCCCGGATGGTCTCCAGCACGATGGGAAAGTCAGGATATTTGCGGGCTACCTCCAGTAACTGGGCGGCGCGTTGGCGCTGATGCCACAGCGGTGAGCGGCGGCCGGGGTGCCGGCGGGGCAACAGCAGAGCGCGGGCCGCGCATTCCCGGAACCGGGACGCAAACAGCGCTGAACCGCCCACTTCGGCGGTGACGATCGGGTCGATCTCGTCGGGGTCGAAGACAAACAGCTCAGCGCCCGGCGGAGTGTCCAATCCAGCATCAGACCCGGTGTCCGGCAATCGAACCACGATGCCGTTGTCGGAGGCGGTCGGCTTCTCGTCGAGGCCATAGCGTTCCCGCAGCCGCCGGCCCACCGCCAGCGCCAGCGGCCCGTGTACTGGCAGCCCGTACGGCGAATGCAGGATCACCCGCCAGTCGCCCAGCTCGTCGCGGAACCGCTCGACCAGCAGGGTGGTGTCGGTGGGCACCATGGCAGTGGCGGTGCGCTGGTCGTCCAGCAACACCCACAGGTTGTCGGTCGCGTAGTCGTCGAAACCCAAAGCGGCACAACGCTTACCGAATGCGTTACGGTCCAGGCCGGTCAGCTCGCCGGTGAACGCGCCGAGCGCGGCGCCGAGCTCAGCTGGGCGGCCCACACTGTCGCCATGCCAGAACGGCAATCGGGCCGGCTGGCCCGGCGCGGGGATCACCAACACACGGTCGTGGGTGATCTCGGTGATCCGCCAGCTGGTGGCCCCCAGCGAGATCACGTCGCCGGGACGCGACTCATACACCATCTCCTCGTCGAGTTCGCCTACCCGCGAAGGCTTTTCGGAGTCGCTTGCCAGATACACGCTGAACAGCCCGCGATCGGGGATGGCGCCGCCGGAGGTGACGGCCAGCCGCTGCGCACCGGGCCGCGCGGTCAGCGTGCCGGTGGCGCGGTCGTAGACCAACCGCGGTCGCAGCTCGGCGAACTCGGTGGACGGATATTTGCCGCTCAACAGGTCCAGGGTGGTCTCGTAGAGGCGGCGCGGCAGCGTCGCAAACGGGGCGGCCCGCCGCACCGTGTCGAACCACCGGTCGGCGTCCAGTGGCTCGAGCGCGGCTGCCGCCACGGTCTGCTGGGCCAGAATGTCGAGCGGGTTGCTGGGCACCCGCATCGTCTCGATCTGGCCGGCGAGCATCCGCTGCACGCTGACCGCGCAACCGATCAGGTCGGTGCGGTGCTTGGGGAACAGCACCCCACGGGAGATCTCGCCGACCTGGTGCCCGGCTCGCCCAATGCGTTGCAGGCCGCTAGCCACCGACGGCGGCGCCTCCACCTGGATCACCAGATCGACTGCGCCCATGTCGATACCCAGTTCCAGGCTCGAGGTCGCCACCACTGCCTTGAGCCGTCCGCGTTTGAGGTCCTCTTCAACCAAGGCGCGCTGTTCCTTGCTCACCGAACCATGGTGGGCGCGCGCCAATACCGGGGGAGCGCCGAACGTTTGGCCCGAGCCCAGCAGGTGCGCCGGTGCGCCGCCGGGCACCTGGGGGTTAGCCTCCGGCGCCGGCAACACGCCGGACCGTTCGGCGTGAATTTCGTTGAGCCGTGCGGTAAGTCGCTCAGCGAGTCGACGTGAATTGGCGAACACGATGGTCGAACCGTGCGATTCGATCAGGTCGACCAGGCGCGCCTCGACGTCAGGCCAGATGGAGGGGGTACCACCCGCTTGCGGGGGAGTGTTCGTTAAATTGGCCATGTCAGGCACCGGCACAGCCACGGTCAGTTCGACTGTCTTGGTCGACGGCGGAGCCACGATCGTGGTTGGGTTTGTCGGGGACGGGCCGGATAAGAACCGCGCCAGCTCTTCGGGCGTACGCACGGTCGCCGACAACCCAATGCGCTGTGCCGGCCGGCCTGGTCGGAGGTCGTGGGACAGGTCGTCGAGCCGCTCCAGCGACAGGGCCAGGTGTGCGCCGCGCTTCCCGCCGGCGATGGCGTGAATCTCGTCGACGATCACCGTCTGCACGCCGACCAGGGTCTCGCGCGCGGCCGAGGTCAGCATCAAAAACAGCGACTCCGGGGTGGTGATCAGCACGTCGGGTGGCTGGGCAATCAGCTGGCGGCGGCGTGCCGGCGGGGTGTCACCGGAGCGGACCCCGACGCTGATATTGGGTGCGCTGCGGCCGGTGCGTTCGGCGATCCGGGTGAGCCCGGCCAGCGGGGTACGAAGGTTGCGTTCGACGTCGACCGCCAGCGCCTTAAGCGGCGACACGTACAGCACGCGGGTGCTGGCCGGCCGATCCGACGACGTGACGGCGGTCGGTAAACGAGCCAGGGTATCCAGGGCCCACAGAAAGGCGGCCAGTGTCTTACCCGAACCGGTCGGGGCGATAACTAACGTGTTATGGCCATCCGCGATGGCTTCCCAGGCGTTGGCCTGTGCC is a genomic window containing:
- a CDS encoding glycerol-3-phosphate dehydrogenase/oxidase codes for the protein MTDPMQAPENEQTWPASALGPQQRAVAWERLGTEQFDVVVIGGGVVGSGCALDAATRGLKVALVEARDLASGTSSRSSKMFHGGLRYLEQLEFGLVREALYERELSLTTLAPHLVKPLPFLFPLTKRWWERPYMAAGIFLYDRLGGAKSVPAQKHLTRAGALRLSPGLKRSSLIGGIRYYDTVVDDARHTLTVARTAAHYGAVVRCSTQVVALLREGDRVIGVRVRDSEDGAVTEVRGHVVVNATGVWTDEIQALSKQRGRFQVRASKGVHVVVPRDRIVSDVAMILRTEKSVMFIIPWGNHWIIGTTDTDWNLDLAHPAATKADIDYILGTVNTVLATPLTHSDIDGVYAGLRPLLAGESDDTSKLSREHAVAVPAAGLVAIAGGKYTTYRVMAADAIDAAVAFVPARVAPSITEKVGLLGADGYFALINQAEHVAALQGLHPYRVRHLLDRYGALIGDVLALAADAPGLLSPIKEAPGYLLVEARYAVTAEGALHLEDILARRMRISIEYPHRGVACAREVADVVAPVLGWTAEDIDREVANYTARVQAEVLSQAQPDDVSADELRASAPEARAEILEPVPLN
- a CDS encoding NAD(P)H-quinone dehydrogenase — translated: MVTRIVILGGGPAGYEAALVAATTSHPQKAHVTVIDSDGIGGAAVLDDCVPSKTFIASTGLRSELRRAQRLGFDIDIDDAKISLPDIHARVKTLAAAQSADITAQLRNMGVDVIAGRGELVDPTLGLARHRIKATHSDGGPDGPVTSEHDADVVLIATGASPRILPSAAPDGERILTWRQLYDLAALPEHLIVVGSGVTGAEFVNAYTELGVPVTVVASQDHVLPYEDADAALVLEGSFAERGVRLFKNARAESVTRTETGVLVTMIDGRTVEGSHALMTIGSVPNTSGLGLERVGIELGRGNYLTVDRVSRTSVPGIYAAGDCTGLLPLASVAAMQGRIAMYHALGEGVSPIRLRTVAATVFTRPEIAAVGVPQSAIDNGSVSARTIMLPLQTNARAKMSEVRHGFVKMFCRPSTGVVIGGVVVAPIASELILPIAVAVQNRITVNELAQTLAVYPSLSGSITEAARRLMAHDDLD
- a CDS encoding alpha/beta hydrolase family esterase, whose protein sequence is MAESVGDQTIVAGPKVARWLACAVLAVCLAGCVGRQVSASSRDQPGTFQFGGLKRTYMLHVPPGPPVGLVLNLHGGGGTGAGQQGLTDFDAVADVNNLLVAYPDGYDKSWADGRGASPADRRHVDDVGFLVALAAKLQDDFGIASGHVFATGMSNGGFMSNKLACDRADVFAAIAPVAGTLGVGVACHPLRPVSVMDAHGTDDPLVPFNGGDVHGRGGLSHAVSVTTMVDKWRTADGCQGDPSNQELPDVGDGTFVRRFDYAACADSAEVVFYKIDKGGHTWPGGRQYLPKVVIGSTTRAFDASEVIAQFFLTHARG
- a CDS encoding ATP-dependent helicase, translated to MTPAYPNSLGRFSTLTREWFASTFAAPTTAQANAWEAIADGHNTLVIAPTGSGKTLAAFLWALDTLARLPTAVTSSDRPASTRVLYVSPLKALAVDVERNLRTPLAGLTRIAERTGRSAPNISVGVRSGDTPPARRRQLIAQPPDVLITTPESLFLMLTSAARETLVGVQTVIVDEIHAIAGGKRGAHLALSLERLDDLSHDLRPGRPAQRIGLSATVRTPEELARFLSGPSPTNPTTIVAPPSTKTVELTVAVPVPDMANLTNTPPQAGGTPSIWPDVEARLVDLIESHGSTIVFANSRRLAERLTARLNEIHAERSGVLPAPEANPQVPGGAPAHLLGSGQTFGAPPVLARAHHGSVSKEQRALVEEDLKRGRLKAVVATSSLELGIDMGAVDLVIQVEAPPSVASGLQRIGRAGHQVGEISRGVLFPKHRTDLIGCAVSVQRMLAGQIETMRVPSNPLDILAQQTVAAAALEPLDADRWFDTVRRAAPFATLPRRLYETTLDLLSGKYPSTEFAELRPRLVYDRATGTLTARPGAQRLAVTSGGAIPDRGLFSVYLASDSEKPSRVGELDEEMVYESRPGDVISLGATSWRITEITHDRVLVIPAPGQPARLPFWHGDSVGRPAELGAALGAFTGELTGLDRNAFGKRCAALGFDDYATDNLWVLLDDQRTATAMVPTDTTLLVERFRDELGDWRVILHSPYGLPVHGPLALAVGRRLRERYGLDEKPTASDNGIVVRLPDTGSDAGLDTPPGAELFVFDPDEIDPIVTAEVGGSALFASRFRECAARALLLPRRHPGRRSPLWHQRQRAAQLLEVARKYPDFPIVLETIRECLQDVYDVPALVELMTGIAGRRVRVVETETAKPSPFAASLLFGYAGAFIYEGDTPLAERRAAALSLDSTLLAELLGRVELRELLDPEVIAATERQLQHLSDDRVARDAEAVADLLRLLGPLTEAEVAARASVTDVGGWLEGLRAARRALTVSFAGRSWWVAIEDIGRLRDGVGAAVPAGVPAIFTEEVADPLGELLGRYARTHTPFTTAQAAGRFGLGLRVAADVLGRLAEPGTSGGRLVRGDFVTPDVASGGSAGGEQWCDTDVLRILRRRSLAALRAQVEPVSTAAYARFLPAWQHVFSGHCGLDGLASVIDQLAGVRMPASAIEPLVLAPRVRDYAPAILDELLATGEVTWSGAGAISGSDGWIVLHAAESAPLTLLAPTEIEFTDAHRAILDTLAGGGAYFFRQLGQGEISEAALKAALWELIWAGWVTGDTFAPVRALLAGTRKRSAPAHRVRRPPRLSRYSVAHPQHRSTDPTVAGRWSALPTPEPDSTLRAHYQAELLLNRHGVVTRGAVAAEGVPGGFATLYKVLSTFEEAGRCQRGYFVESLGGAQFAVSSTVDLLRSYLDRPGSFTDPQQPECRAVVLAAADPANPYGAALPWPTCSDDSSGPAARPGRRAGALVVLVDGQLTWFAERGGRSLLTFTDDPDANHAAAVALAELVATRRIASILVERVDGMPTLRPGKSGPVVDALTDAGFARTPRGLRLR
- a CDS encoding pseudouridine synthase, whose protein sequence is MRPAPLPVRDGLGPARVRLHGGPVLAELTTRFGAPARAKVLAGEVVDADGGVIDAGTVLASGSYVYLYRDLPDEVPVPFDIPVLHQDDDIVVVDKPHFVATMPRGRHVAQTALVRLRRELGLPELSPAHRLDRLTAGVLLFTTRREVRGRYQTLFARGAVAKTYLARAAVDPALVLPRLVIGRIVKRRGNLQAVCEPGVPNAETLVELMSPDGLYRLTPRTGRTHQLRVHMASLGVPIIGDPLYPNIFEVPADDFSAPLQLLAQRIEFDDPLTGLRREFVSRRALTDVVAS